A single Ammospiza caudacuta isolate bAmmCau1 chromosome 6, bAmmCau1.pri, whole genome shotgun sequence DNA region contains:
- the CHST1 gene encoding carbohydrate sulfotransferase 1, translated as MQCSWKAVLLLALASIAIQYTAIRTFTAKSFHSCPIPNPVNCSLSQDTDVADRLCDENPTFPYNLSRKTHVLILATTRSGSSFVGQLFNQHFDVFYLFEPLYHVQYTLIPKLTQSKSTTDRRVMLGASRDLLRSLYDCDLYFLENYIKPQPVNHTTDRLFRRGASKALCSPPVCESLGAVDLHLEEGDCVKKCGTLNLTLATESCREHGHVAIKTVRVPEVNDLRALVEDPRLNLKVIQLVRDPRGILASRSETFRDTYRLWRIWDGTGRKPYNLDVTQLTTVCEDFRNSVSTGLNRPPWLKGKYMLVRYEDLARNPMKKTEEIYDFLGIPMDSNVERWIQNNTRGDRSSSKHKYGTVRNSAATAEKWRFRLSYEIVAFTQHACQQVLAQLGYKTAGSEEELKNLSISLVEERDFLPFS; from the coding sequence ATGCAATGTTCCTGGAAGGCTGTACTCCTCCTAGCCTTGGCATCCATTGCAATCCAGTACACAGCAATCCGGACCTTCACTGCCAAGTCCTTCCACAGCTGCCCCATCCCTAATCCTGTGAACTGCAGCCTGAGCCAGGACACTGATGTGGCTGACAGGCTGTGCGATGAGAATCCCACTTTCCCGTACAACCTCTCCAGGAAGACTCATGTTCTCATCCTTGCCACCACCCGCAGCGGCTCCTCATTTGTCGGGCAGCTGTTCAACCAGCACTTCGATGTCTTCTATTTATTTGAGCCCCTCTACCACGTCCAGTACACCCTGATCCCAAAGCTGACCCAGAGCAAGAGTACGACAGACAGGCGGGTCATGCTGGGCGCCAGCCGAGACCTGCTGAGGAGCCTGTATGACTGCGACCTCTACTTCCTGGAGAACTACATCAAGCCCCAGCCTGTCAACCACACCACCGATCGCCTCTTCCGCAGGGGAGCCAGCAAGGCCCTGTGCTCACCACCTGTATGTGAgtccctgggagctgtggatCTCCACTTGGAGGAAGGAGACTGCGTGAAGAAGTGTGGGACCTTGAACCTGACGCTGGCCACTGAGTCCTGCAGAGAGCACGGCCACGTGGCCATCAAAACTGTACGGGTGCCCGAGGTCAATGACCTCCGCGCCCTGGTGGAGGACCCACGGCTGAACCTGAAGGTCATCCAGCTGGTGAGAGACCCCCGGGGGATCCTGGCATCCCGGAGTGAGACCTTCCGAGACACCTACAGGCTGTGGAGGATCTGGGATGGCACTGGCAGGAAGCCATACAACCTGGACGTGACCCAGCTCACCACAGTGTGCGAGGACTTCCGGAACTCTGTGTCCACCGGCCTCAACCGGCCACCGTGGCTCAAGGGCAAGTACATGCTGGTGCGGTACGAAGACCTGGCCAGGAACCCCATGAAAAAGACTGAGGAGATCTATGATTTCCTGGGCATCCCCATGGACAGCAACGTGGAGCGCTGGATACAGAACAACACCCGAGGAGACAGGTCCTCCTCCAAACACAAGTACGGGACGGTGCGCAACTCGGCGGCGACGGCGGAGAAGTGGCGCTTCCGTCTGTCCTACGAGATCGTGGCGTTCACCCAGCACGCCTGCCAAcaggtgctggcacagctcgGCTACAAAACTGCTGGCTCCGAGGAGGAGCTGAAGAACCTCTCCATCAGCCTGGTGGAGGAGAGAGacttcctgcccttctcctaA